The following proteins are co-located in the Dehalococcoides mccartyi 195 genome:
- a CDS encoding NifB/NifX family molybdenum-iron cluster-binding protein, producing the protein MKIAVVTDDGKTICQHFGRAGYYLVASIENGQVIGKEQRPKSGHHTEGMQHNHAAGDCHGFNAHSQSVHAGMVSNITDCQLVIAGGMGMGARQSLSQAGIDVHMTDVADIDTTLKLYLEGKLPNLTERLH; encoded by the coding sequence ATGAAAATTGCAGTAGTCACTGACGACGGGAAAACAATCTGTCAGCATTTCGGACGGGCCGGGTATTATCTGGTGGCAAGTATTGAAAATGGCCAGGTTATTGGCAAAGAGCAAAGACCCAAATCCGGTCACCATACCGAGGGCATGCAGCATAATCATGCCGCCGGGGACTGCCACGGGTTTAATGCCCATTCCCAATCTGTTCATGCCGGTATGGTTTCAAATATTACTGATTGCCAGCTGGTGATAGCCGGCGGTATGGGTATGGGTGCCCGGCAAAGCCTTAGCCAGGCTGGAATTGATGTACATATGACTGATGTAGCGGATATAGACACCACCCTGAAGCTTTACCTTGAAGGCAAACTGCCGAATCTGACAGAGCGTTTGCACTAA